Proteins co-encoded in one Flavobacterium sp. M31R6 genomic window:
- a CDS encoding efflux RND transporter permease subunit → MGEFFVRRPIVAMVISIIIVILGLLALQKTPISQYPDINPPVVKITTSFTGANALNVEQAVATPIEQKVNGVEQMLYIKSTNTSDGACTIEVTFDVGTNLDNANMLTQNRQAQSAPFMPSSVKQQGVVVKKSLSFPMMLFTLTSTNPKYDSKFLNNYANINIVDQLARIKGVGEVSLFGGSDYSMRVWLKADVMSKLGITVDDVKNALNAQNMISPGGKFGAEPAPMGTDFTYGVTLQDRLVTEKEFGQIVVKSKSDGSEVLLSDISRIELGTENYSSNARRNGSATSAITVFQMPGSNALEVATLAKEAMKKMSEKFPKDIAYQESLDTTLAITAGVDDIVHTLFEAVLLVILVVFIFLQNWRATLIPLITVPVSLIGTIAVFPLLGFSINTLSLLGLVLAIGIVVDDAIVVVEAVMHHIEHGKSPKDATIQAMREVSGPVIAIALILIAVFVPVAMTPGITGRFYQQFAITIAVSVAFSAFSALSLSPALCAMLLKPTKPVSEQKGWLAKFFAGFNRIFEKVTGTYINGATFFAKKATRIIILLGVIIGAVVLLGLKIPAGFIPEEDQGYVLINIALPPASSLQRTDEISKKVDGFLKEEESILSYTTINGFSMLTNSYQPNNAFIFISLKPWEERAETAKQLVDRLNKKLSTQITTATAFAFGPPAIQGLGASAGFSLMLQDRGGNTPQYLAQQTQAFIAAAQKRPEIKRIYTTFNAGTPQIKLDIDNEKAMKLGVPVSKVTEVLGAFLGGSYVNDFNRFGRQYKVYLQGDAVDRLKPENLNKIYVRNDNGDMLPISTLVTATKVAGPDFTNRLNLFRSAEIGGSPNDGYSSAQALDALEEVAKETLPSDMSYDYINLSYQEKHSPSGGTVFLMALVFVFLILAAQYESWKLPFSVLLGAPFAVFGAFLGLFLARIGSDAYVNNVFAQIGLVLLIGLVAKNAILIVEFAKEEYEKGKPLYESAMVAAKLRFRPILMTAFAFILGVVPLLTATGAGSQARIVMGMAVFSGMLIATVLGVLIVPGLFVMIENIGKNKDEVVATENSTDSKTTDHEE, encoded by the coding sequence ATGGGAGAATTTTTTGTTAGAAGACCAATTGTAGCCATGGTAATCAGTATCATTATTGTGATACTCGGATTACTTGCATTACAAAAAACGCCAATATCGCAGTATCCGGATATCAATCCACCTGTTGTAAAAATCACTACTTCTTTTACAGGAGCAAATGCTTTGAATGTTGAGCAAGCTGTTGCTACACCAATCGAACAAAAGGTAAATGGAGTAGAACAGATGCTTTATATAAAATCCACAAACACCTCTGATGGAGCTTGTACAATTGAAGTAACATTCGATGTGGGTACGAATTTGGATAATGCCAACATGCTTACCCAAAACCGCCAAGCACAGTCAGCACCATTTATGCCATCAAGTGTAAAACAACAAGGAGTTGTGGTGAAAAAATCATTATCGTTCCCGATGATGCTGTTTACACTTACATCTACAAATCCTAAATACGATTCTAAATTTTTGAATAACTATGCCAATATCAACATAGTGGATCAATTGGCACGTATAAAAGGGGTTGGTGAAGTTTCCCTTTTTGGGGGGAGTGACTATTCGATGAGGGTTTGGCTTAAGGCCGATGTAATGAGTAAGCTTGGGATAACTGTCGATGATGTAAAGAATGCTTTGAATGCTCAAAATATGATTAGTCCCGGTGGGAAATTTGGAGCAGAACCTGCTCCAATGGGGACTGATTTTACCTATGGAGTTACACTTCAAGACCGTTTGGTTACTGAAAAGGAGTTTGGCCAAATTGTAGTAAAAAGCAAATCAGATGGTTCCGAAGTACTATTAAGCGACATCTCCAGAATTGAATTAGGAACAGAGAATTATAGTTCAAACGCTCGCAGAAATGGTAGTGCCACTTCGGCAATTACTGTATTTCAGATGCCGGGAAGTAACGCTTTGGAAGTGGCTACACTTGCCAAAGAGGCTATGAAAAAAATGTCTGAAAAGTTTCCAAAAGATATTGCTTACCAAGAGTCATTGGATACTACACTTGCTATTACTGCGGGTGTTGATGATATCGTTCATACTCTTTTTGAGGCTGTCTTACTGGTTATTCTAGTTGTATTTATATTTCTTCAAAACTGGCGTGCTACCTTGATTCCTTTAATAACGGTTCCTGTATCGTTAATTGGTACCATCGCAGTTTTTCCATTGCTAGGTTTTTCAATAAATACCTTGTCTTTATTGGGATTGGTACTGGCAATTGGTATCGTTGTGGATGATGCCATCGTGGTTGTGGAAGCCGTAATGCATCATATTGAACACGGAAAATCACCGAAAGATGCAACAATACAAGCGATGCGTGAAGTTTCTGGGCCAGTAATTGCAATTGCACTTATTTTGATTGCGGTATTTGTACCAGTTGCGATGACACCAGGTATTACAGGTCGTTTTTACCAACAATTTGCGATAACCATTGCGGTCTCGGTGGCCTTCTCGGCGTTTAGTGCCTTGTCACTGAGTCCCGCGCTTTGTGCCATGTTACTGAAACCCACAAAACCAGTTAGTGAACAAAAAGGATGGCTGGCTAAATTTTTTGCTGGTTTCAATAGAATTTTTGAAAAAGTCACAGGAACTTATATAAATGGAGCTACTTTTTTTGCTAAAAAAGCAACGCGCATTATCATTTTATTAGGAGTAATTATTGGAGCTGTAGTATTACTGGGTTTAAAAATTCCAGCAGGTTTTATTCCAGAGGAAGATCAAGGATATGTATTAATTAATATTGCATTGCCCCCAGCATCTTCTCTTCAGCGAACAGATGAAATTTCAAAGAAAGTCGATGGGTTTTTAAAAGAAGAGGAATCGATATTGTCTTATACCACAATCAATGGGTTTAGTATGCTTACCAACTCCTATCAACCGAATAACGCTTTTATTTTCATATCCTTAAAACCATGGGAAGAAAGAGCTGAAACGGCGAAGCAATTGGTGGATCGTTTAAATAAAAAACTATCGACACAAATTACAACAGCAACGGCTTTTGCCTTTGGACCTCCTGCAATTCAAGGTTTAGGTGCCTCTGCAGGTTTTAGTTTAATGTTGCAGGATAGAGGTGGTAACACTCCACAATATCTTGCCCAACAAACACAAGCTTTTATTGCAGCAGCTCAAAAACGTCCTGAAATAAAAAGGATTTATACAACTTTTAATGCTGGTACACCTCAGATAAAGTTGGACATCGACAACGAAAAAGCCATGAAATTGGGAGTGCCAGTTTCTAAGGTTACCGAAGTATTGGGTGCCTTTTTGGGAGGGTCTTATGTGAATGACTTCAACCGTTTTGGACGTCAGTACAAAGTGTATTTACAAGGTGATGCCGTTGATCGATTAAAGCCTGAAAACTTGAATAAGATCTACGTGAGAAATGACAACGGCGATATGTTGCCTATATCCACTTTGGTTACAGCAACAAAAGTGGCAGGACCCGATTTTACCAACCGTCTTAATTTATTTAGGTCAGCTGAGATTGGGGGAAGTCCTAACGACGGCTACAGTAGTGCTCAAGCTTTGGATGCATTGGAAGAAGTTGCCAAAGAAACTCTACCATCTGATATGAGTTACGATTATATCAACTTGTCGTATCAAGAAAAACATTCTCCAAGTGGAGGTACTGTATTTCTAATGGCCTTAGTTTTTGTATTCTTAATTCTTGCCGCACAGTACGAAAGTTGGAAATTGCCTTTTAGTGTATTGCTTGGAGCGCCTTTTGCAGTTTTTGGAGCATTTTTAGGATTGTTTTTGGCTAGAATTGGTAGTGATGCTTATGTGAACAATGTGTTTGCGCAAATTGGATTGGTACTGTTAATCGGACTAGTCGCCAAGAATGCAATTCTTATCGTTGAGTTTGCCAAGGAAGAATATGAAAAAGGGAAACCACTATACGAATCGGCAATGGTTGCGGCTAAGCTTCGTTTTCGCCCAATCTTAATGACGGCCTTTGCCTTTATTCTTGGTGTTGTTCCTTTGCTTACCGCTACAGGTGCTGGGTCGCAAGCCCGTATTGTAATGGGTATGGCTGTGTTCAGCGGAATGTTGATAGCCACAGTTCTTGGAGTGTTAATTGTTCCGGGTTTATTTGTAATGATTGAAAACATCGGAAAAAACAAGGATGAGGTTGTAGCAACTGAAAATAGTACGGATTCAAAAACTACAGATCATGAGGAATAA
- a CDS encoding efflux transporter outer membrane subunit gives MRNKLKIIVVIVVLAVLPVGCLVGPKYEKPEEKNAESFHYGPANADTLASVVNVKWFDLFNDDVLKGLITKGLENNYDLKIAMARIDRTRAELGYTKADLLPAIGYSATVNSNEKTFLPSNASANLSWELDFWGKVRHENRAVQDELIASEEGRKVILSNLVSDIAVAYFQLRDYDNRLLVAQKTLESRQKGFDIINQRFSAGYVSEVDKVQIEQQVAIAEAAIPAFKRQITIQENIISILIGQAPGPIERGKTNTELQVANNLPVSIPSILLKNRPDVNQAERNYMAANERIGVAQAMRFPSFNIAALAGFANSDVSHLFDGSSYLQNASATVAGPIFNFGKNRRRVEIYRQIAEESRLNYQKTCLVAVAEVEQSLQNVKTYKEEWAARNKQVIAARKNLELSNARYYNGYVSYLEVIQVEIDLFDAELSLSELTQNQLSSTIQLYRALGGGWN, from the coding sequence ATGAGGAATAAATTAAAAATTATTGTTGTTATTGTTGTCCTTGCAGTTCTTCCTGTAGGTTGTTTGGTTGGGCCTAAATACGAAAAGCCAGAAGAAAAGAATGCTGAAAGTTTCCACTATGGTCCTGCAAATGCTGATACACTCGCTTCTGTGGTCAACGTAAAATGGTTTGATCTTTTTAATGATGATGTTTTAAAAGGCCTAATCACTAAAGGACTTGAAAATAACTATGATTTGAAGATTGCTATGGCGCGTATTGATCGTACCAGAGCAGAATTAGGATATACCAAAGCCGACTTATTGCCTGCAATTGGTTATAGCGCTACTGTAAACAGTAATGAGAAGACCTTTTTGCCTTCCAATGCGTCAGCTAATCTTTCTTGGGAATTGGATTTTTGGGGTAAAGTTCGCCACGAAAATAGAGCTGTTCAAGATGAATTAATAGCTAGTGAAGAAGGACGAAAAGTGATTCTTTCTAATTTGGTTAGTGATATTGCGGTTGCTTATTTTCAACTACGTGATTATGACAACCGACTACTTGTTGCGCAAAAGACTTTGGAATCTAGACAAAAAGGATTTGATATTATTAATCAAAGGTTTTCGGCTGGTTACGTTTCTGAAGTAGATAAGGTTCAAATCGAACAACAAGTAGCAATTGCCGAAGCAGCTATTCCTGCTTTTAAGAGACAGATTACCATTCAAGAAAATATTATTTCAATATTGATTGGTCAAGCTCCAGGACCGATAGAGCGTGGTAAAACCAACACAGAGCTTCAAGTAGCGAATAATTTACCCGTTTCTATTCCTTCTATTTTATTGAAAAACAGACCTGATGTAAATCAAGCAGAAAGGAATTATATGGCGGCTAATGAAAGAATAGGTGTTGCGCAAGCGATGCGTTTTCCTTCTTTCAATATTGCTGCATTGGCGGGATTCGCAAACAGTGATGTAAGTCATTTATTTGATGGTTCATCGTATTTGCAAAACGCAAGCGCTACTGTTGCAGGTCCAATTTTTAATTTTGGTAAAAACAGAAGGAGAGTAGAAATATACCGTCAAATTGCTGAAGAATCAAGACTTAATTACCAAAAAACTTGTCTTGTTGCCGTTGCCGAAGTAGAACAATCTTTGCAAAACGTGAAAACGTATAAGGAAGAATGGGCAGCTAGAAACAAGCAGGTTATTGCGGCTAGAAAAAACTTGGAATTATCGAATGCAAGGTATTATAATGGCTATGTTTCTTATTTGGAAGTTATACAAGTAGAAATAGATTTGTTTGATGCAGAATTAAGTCTTTCGGAGTTAACACAAAACCAATTGAGTTCAACCATCC